The Hyperthermus butylicus DSM 5456 genome includes a region encoding these proteins:
- a CDS encoding extracellular solute-binding protein, giving the protein MAIVVLAVVLLASAIVAYQLLPGKDTGNVRVRATTTTSLYATGLLEYLEQEFRKTHPKVEIDFIPVGSGEALRRAAQGDACIVFVHAPSLEKEYIEKGVIEDGRIFAYNYFIIVGPADDPAGVRRAVNAVDAFRRIYEAGEAGKAKFVSRGDNSGTHVKELSIWRMASLDPHGKKWYLEVGAGMADTLVRANELGAYTLSDIGTYLKLKKDGRIPNLEILYSNSMELINIYSVYLVKSCQGGERKAAEEFAEFLVTHQDLIASYGVEKYGQPLFYPAEGHEDELARIWQQLAES; this is encoded by the coding sequence ATGGCTATTGTAGTGCTAGCAGTTGTCCTACTCGCATCAGCTATTGTGGCATACCAGCTCCTCCCGGGCAAGGATACGGGCAATGTGAGGGTTAGGGCGACAACAACCACGAGCCTCTATGCTACGGGGCTGCTGGAGTACCTGGAGCAGGAGTTCAGGAAGACGCATCCGAAGGTGGAAATAGACTTCATACCTGTCGGTAGTGGTGAAGCTCTAAGGAGAGCTGCGCAGGGCGACGCTTGTATAGTGTTTGTCCACGCGCCAAGCCTAGAAAAGGAGTACATAGAGAAGGGCGTTATAGAGGATGGGAGGATATTCGCCTACAACTACTTCATAATCGTGGGCCCAGCTGATGACCCTGCGGGTGTGAGGCGGGCAGTTAACGCTGTAGATGCATTCCGGAGAATATACGAGGCGGGAGAGGCAGGCAAGGCCAAGTTTGTGAGCCGAGGCGACAACTCGGGCACACACGTGAAGGAGCTGAGCATCTGGAGGATGGCTAGCCTAGACCCTCACGGGAAGAAATGGTACCTGGAGGTTGGCGCTGGTATGGCTGACACGCTCGTGAGAGCTAACGAGCTGGGAGCCTACACGCTAAGCGATATAGGCACCTACCTCAAGCTCAAGAAGGATGGACGTATACCAAACCTCGAAATACTCTACAGTAACAGCATGGAGCTCATAAACATCTACAGCGTATACCTGGTCAAGAGCTGCCAGGGCGGGGAGAGGAAAGCTGCTGAAGAATTTGCAGAGTTTCTAGTTACACACCAGGACCTCATAGCAAGCTATGGTGTCGAGAAGTACGGCCAGCCACTATTCTACCCAGCAGAGGGCCACGAGGACGAGCTAGCCAGGATATGGCAGCAGCTCGCAGAGAGCTAA
- a CDS encoding ABC transporter permease, whose amino-acid sequence MAQHSWGLAWNPLGRLWWLLALAAWLTVAVYTAPIFISLAYSWPPRWEPPFKLSWVLGWTLLQAALSASLAILAGWPLGVLAGFYRSRSARAAVVASLAPFMSPVVVVALGLRSLYGPGGLLGGSLPQLHFMAQGWTGVLALHSYFNIGLAAALTAAAAASVEKSVVEQSLLLGLHGPRLWLRLLIPATARAAIYAWAVAFLYSFASAGPLLVEGAAYRYYTLEAWLYTLYYGFPSLRGLAALLAVAELGLAALLSATVLRLARGLAALPLAARGAGLIEPRGAGKVFAVAYPVAVIAYLYAPMAALALEASRANSALLAELAGRGPGLAGAIGNSLLYATATIFISLALGVAASASRALAVGTLSLIAVAPVAYGVAATIAYFKPLAAHMGVDAASRVLIVVAHTAAALPLAGRSLATAWERMPREVVETMLLMGLRGLAFLRHWLAAALPAAMMAAGLAAAASLGEFGASIVVSVPSTWSLTVLVYKLYGAGRYLPEASAVALMLEVLSLTAIAASYTASRRLTR is encoded by the coding sequence TTGGCTCAGCATAGCTGGGGGCTAGCCTGGAACCCCCTCGGCCGCCTATGGTGGCTACTAGCGCTAGCCGCCTGGCTAACCGTCGCCGTCTATACAGCCCCTATTTTCATCTCCCTAGCCTACTCCTGGCCCCCACGCTGGGAGCCACCGTTCAAGCTATCCTGGGTGCTGGGCTGGACCCTCCTCCAGGCAGCTCTCAGCGCCAGCCTAGCCATCCTCGCGGGATGGCCTCTAGGCGTGCTCGCTGGGTTCTACCGCTCGCGCTCCGCGAGGGCTGCTGTTGTCGCTAGCTTGGCCCCGTTCATGTCCCCGGTGGTCGTGGTTGCTCTGGGACTCAGGAGCCTCTACGGGCCAGGCGGCCTGCTGGGCGGAAGCCTCCCACAGCTACACTTCATGGCCCAGGGGTGGACGGGCGTCCTAGCACTGCACAGTTACTTCAACATAGGCCTCGCCGCGGCGCTCACCGCTGCGGCTGCAGCCTCTGTCGAGAAGAGCGTGGTGGAGCAAAGCCTCCTCCTAGGCCTCCACGGCCCTCGGCTCTGGCTCCGGCTCCTCATACCCGCGACGGCCCGTGCAGCAATCTATGCCTGGGCGGTAGCCTTCCTCTACTCCTTCGCGAGCGCCGGGCCCCTCCTCGTTGAGGGTGCAGCCTACCGCTACTACACGCTCGAGGCGTGGCTCTACACGCTCTACTACGGGTTTCCCAGCCTCCGCGGCCTAGCAGCACTATTAGCGGTCGCTGAGCTGGGCCTCGCCGCGCTCTTGTCGGCCACGGTGCTCCGGCTGGCGAGGGGCCTTGCAGCTCTCCCCCTCGCAGCCCGCGGAGCTGGCCTCATAGAGCCTCGCGGCGCCGGCAAGGTGTTTGCCGTGGCATACCCTGTAGCTGTAATAGCCTACCTATACGCACCCATGGCGGCCCTAGCCCTGGAGGCCTCTAGGGCCAACTCGGCATTGCTGGCAGAGCTGGCTGGTAGAGGGCCAGGCCTAGCCGGCGCAATAGGCAATAGCCTCCTCTACGCCACAGCTACAATATTCATCTCCCTAGCGCTCGGTGTTGCTGCCTCGGCCAGCCGTGCCCTAGCCGTGGGCACACTCTCGCTGATCGCGGTAGCACCGGTAGCCTATGGTGTCGCCGCGACAATAGCCTACTTTAAACCGCTAGCAGCCCACATGGGAGTAGATGCAGCCTCGAGAGTCCTCATAGTTGTTGCACACACGGCGGCGGCACTACCCCTGGCAGGCCGGAGCCTCGCCACTGCATGGGAAAGGATGCCCCGCGAGGTTGTAGAGACGATGCTGCTCATGGGGCTCCGCGGCCTAGCCTTCCTCCGTCACTGGCTGGCAGCAGCACTACCAGCAGCCATGATGGCTGCGGGCCTAGCGGCGGCAGCGAGCCTCGGAGAGTTTGGCGCAAGCATAGTGGTATCCGTGCCGAGCACGTGGAGCCTCACAGTCCTAGTCTACAAGCTCTACGGTGCAGGCCGCTACTTACCCGAAGCCTCGGCGGTAGCACTCATGCTCGAGGTGCTAAGCCTTACAGCCATAGCAGCATCATATACAGCCTCAAGGCGCCTCACAAGATAG
- a CDS encoding PIN domain-containing protein — MELARHGSAVLGVGGLGIVESAVVDTSVLHAYLAADDRLHVAAKSLVSAVKKLVAPAIVVHELVWSLRRRYDRVRATQLVLGLLAAGVIEVVPVEREDIEFALSDLKYYYDLLVLSVAKRLGLPLATLDGDMIRLAKRYCIPLVNRSPRSGGCPPRGSSRRRSDPLTAGVPCGSRESEPTKFTYV, encoded by the coding sequence ATGGAGCTTGCACGGCACGGCTCTGCTGTGCTAGGTGTTGGGGGCTTGGGTATTGTCGAGTCTGCTGTTGTTGATACAAGTGTGTTGCATGCCTACCTGGCAGCCGATGATAGGCTGCACGTTGCTGCTAAGAGTCTAGTCTCAGCTGTAAAGAAGCTCGTCGCGCCCGCCATAGTTGTACACGAGCTTGTTTGGAGTCTCCGGCGCCGCTATGACAGAGTAAGGGCTACACAGCTTGTCCTGGGCCTGCTAGCAGCCGGGGTTATCGAGGTTGTACCGGTAGAGCGTGAAGACATAGAGTTTGCCCTCTCAGACCTCAAGTACTACTACGACCTCCTCGTACTGTCTGTTGCGAAGAGGCTAGGTCTCCCCCTGGCAACGCTTGATGGTGACATGATAAGATTAGCCAAGAGGTATTGTATCCCCCTGGTAAACCGTTCACCTCGGAGCGGTGGGTGTCCGCCCCGAGGCTCATCACGGCGACGCTCTGACCCCCTCACCGCAGGTGTACCTTGCGGTTCTCGGGAATCGGAGCCCACAAAATTCACGTATGTTTGA
- a CDS encoding ABC transporter permease, whose amino-acid sequence MGELGDIVFRSIYVSGTATLLASLWSIPLAYLIASRRRLQALAPILEALVGIPTVLVGLLLYMLLSRSGPLGFLDLLYTPQAIIIGEAVLVTPLVTSVAYRVLRHGFEVYGELAYSLGATSRQAMITVVREALPGLVASVVMGFSRAIGELGVAFMVGGNIKGYTRTLTTAIALGVSMGEYEFAMRLGAVLLAITLLVSLVARLVQRLWA is encoded by the coding sequence TTGGGGGAGCTCGGAGACATCGTTTTTAGAAGCATATACGTCTCTGGAACAGCGACGCTCCTAGCCTCGCTTTGGAGTATACCACTAGCTTATCTCATCGCGTCCCGCCGTAGACTCCAGGCTCTCGCCCCCATCCTAGAGGCCCTTGTGGGTATTCCGACTGTTCTCGTGGGCCTCCTACTGTACATGCTGCTGAGCCGCTCCGGGCCCCTCGGATTTCTAGACCTCCTCTATACGCCCCAAGCAATAATAATCGGGGAGGCGGTACTCGTAACGCCCCTCGTTACAAGTGTTGCATACCGCGTGCTAAGGCACGGCTTCGAGGTATACGGCGAGCTAGCATATAGCCTTGGCGCAACAAGTAGGCAGGCAATGATCACGGTTGTACGGGAAGCATTGCCGGGTCTCGTAGCATCGGTGGTAATGGGGTTCTCCCGGGCTATAGGCGAGCTGGGCGTGGCATTCATGGTTGGCGGCAACATTAAGGGATACACCAGGACGCTGACCACAGCAATAGCGCTAGGCGTCTCGATGGGAGAGTACGAGTTCGCAATGAGGCTCGGCGCGGTACTCCTCGCAATAACGCTCCTCGTCTCACTCGTGGCCAGGCTTGTGCAGAGGCTGTGGGCGTGA
- a CDS encoding AbrB/MazE/SpoVT family DNA-binding domain-containing protein → MHFLVKVGRKGQITLPKEARDMLAIRENDYLVLRVEDGRIVIEKPEIPEPGEPVGEEEYKRLIEELEEMRRKWR, encoded by the coding sequence ATGCACTTCCTAGTAAAAGTTGGCCGTAAGGGGCAGATTACACTGCCAAAGGAGGCTAGGGACATGCTTGCGATACGGGAGAATGACTATCTAGTGCTCCGCGTCGAGGATGGCAGGATAGTCATCGAGAAGCCCGAAATACCGGAGCCAGGCGAGCCCGTGGGAGAGGAGGAGTATAAGAGGCTCATAGAGGAGCTCGAGGAGATGAGGCGGAAATGGCGCTAG
- a CDS encoding energy-coupling factor ABC transporter ATP-binding protein, which produces MIRVENAWYSYDGRRWALRGAGIRVERGEIVAVVGPNGAGKTTLLKLAGLLLRPQRGTVLVEGRDPWRDGSLVHARRVVVYVHEKPIMLRGTVLDNIAYGLRLRGLSPEEAEREARRAAELLGIAGLLHRRARGLSAGQAQLVALARAVAVKPHYLLLDEPFAHLDPPRRGKLAKLLEELAGEETGIAIASHDTYLLSKIASRVVYVEEGVTREAASLDEAYNS; this is translated from the coding sequence TTGATACGCGTTGAGAACGCGTGGTACAGCTACGATGGGCGGCGCTGGGCTCTACGCGGCGCAGGCATCCGCGTTGAGAGGGGCGAAATAGTCGCGGTAGTCGGGCCGAACGGCGCGGGAAAGACAACCCTGCTCAAGCTGGCAGGCCTCCTACTAAGGCCGCAGCGTGGCACAGTACTGGTAGAAGGACGTGACCCGTGGCGTGATGGCAGCCTTGTGCATGCACGGAGAGTAGTAGTCTACGTGCATGAGAAGCCCATAATGCTCCGGGGCACGGTGCTAGACAACATTGCCTACGGGCTGAGGCTCCGTGGGCTAAGCCCCGAGGAAGCCGAGAGGGAGGCCCGCCGGGCAGCAGAACTGCTCGGCATAGCTGGGCTCCTACACCGCAGAGCCAGGGGCCTCTCCGCGGGCCAGGCGCAGCTAGTAGCGCTAGCCAGGGCGGTAGCGGTCAAGCCACACTACCTGCTCCTCGACGAGCCATTTGCACACCTAGACCCCCCACGGCGTGGAAAACTCGCGAAACTCCTAGAGGAGCTAGCAGGGGAAGAGACAGGCATAGCGATAGCCTCCCACGACACCTACCTGCTCTCAAAGATAGCAAGCCGAGTAGTCTACGTCGAAGAGGGTGTAACGCGCGAAGCAGCGAGCCTAGACGAGGCATACAACAGCTAG
- a CDS encoding type II toxin-antitoxin system VapC family toxin: MALVLDTRFLIAYTFPPSSSDRDALRVFLRRLLREKAVIPSIVLAEYLRVAGRRLGIDAALLRATQFQDLFTVHPIGAREAVEAGKLLARYNVPVADALIAAVAKALHARIVSNDKHFELMGLETLWYK, encoded by the coding sequence ATGGCGCTAGTGCTCGACACAAGGTTCCTCATAGCCTACACATTCCCACCAAGCAGCAGCGACCGCGACGCGCTACGCGTCTTCCTGCGCAGACTACTCCGCGAGAAGGCGGTGATACCATCAATAGTCCTGGCGGAGTACCTGCGCGTCGCCGGCAGGAGGCTCGGCATCGACGCGGCACTACTTAGGGCTACTCAGTTCCAGGACTTGTTCACGGTTCATCCTATAGGCGCTAGAGAGGCCGTGGAGGCGGGTAAGCTCCTAGCACGCTACAACGTGCCCGTGGCCGACGCTCTAATAGCGGCAGTCGCAAAGGCTCTACATGCAAGGATTGTAAGCAACGACAAACACTTCGAACTGATGGGCCTCGAAACACTCTGGTACAAGTAG
- a CDS encoding TRM11 family SAM-dependent methyltransferase, with protein MKLYYALLSGLHASLPLAELRGILEAEGYRYRIVEVFDQLAVFTCNCSSVERVPWRAGLIHEAGLVLAASEPKVDDIVDSLLATDLCSSLEPGDRVRVEFTRVRGYAKKALPDNTARLIAEKITAAVRSCGVAMDPRNPTKTLHIIATQGAAVAGLRQAVQDRKLLDSHRPQKRPFFHPGSLDPRLARLFLNLSRAAPPGPYLDPFCGTGGFPLEAQTLGIPAICGELADKLANGAKTNLQAYPGSQYIITIAQWDATQLPLRDNSIQSIGTDPPYGRSVSTRGKKLETLLEQFLHEAARVLKPGAYLAYAAPHWAEQKALQYTEQAGLKPLEHHYMRVHGSLTRIIILARKEH; from the coding sequence GTGAAGCTCTACTATGCACTGCTGAGCGGCCTCCACGCCTCCCTCCCCCTCGCAGAGCTCCGGGGCATACTGGAGGCTGAGGGCTACCGGTACCGGATAGTAGAGGTCTTCGACCAGCTCGCAGTGTTCACCTGCAACTGCAGCAGCGTGGAACGGGTACCGTGGAGGGCAGGCCTCATACACGAAGCGGGGCTCGTCCTGGCAGCCTCCGAGCCAAAGGTGGACGATATTGTGGACTCCCTGCTAGCAACAGACCTATGCAGCAGCCTAGAGCCAGGAGACCGTGTAAGGGTCGAGTTTACACGGGTACGCGGCTACGCCAAGAAAGCGCTACCAGACAACACCGCGAGGCTCATAGCCGAAAAGATAACAGCCGCGGTGAGAAGCTGCGGCGTCGCCATGGACCCCCGGAACCCAACGAAAACACTACACATCATAGCAACCCAGGGCGCAGCAGTCGCGGGCCTACGGCAAGCAGTACAGGACAGGAAGCTCCTAGACAGCCACAGGCCGCAGAAAAGACCATTCTTCCATCCAGGCAGCCTAGACCCACGCCTAGCCAGGCTCTTCCTGAACCTCTCCCGCGCAGCCCCACCCGGCCCCTACCTAGACCCCTTCTGCGGAACAGGAGGCTTCCCCCTAGAAGCCCAAACCCTCGGAATACCAGCCATCTGCGGCGAGCTAGCAGACAAACTAGCCAACGGAGCCAAAACAAACCTCCAAGCATACCCCGGCAGTCAATACATAATCACCATAGCACAATGGGACGCAACCCAGCTACCCCTACGCGACAACAGCATACAGAGCATAGGAACAGACCCACCCTACGGAAGAAGCGTATCCACAAGAGGCAAAAAACTAGAAACACTCCTAGAACAATTCCTCCACGAAGCAGCAAGAGTACTCAAACCAGGAGCCTACCTAGCATACGCAGCACCACACTGGGCCGAACAAAAAGCCCTACAATACACCGAACAAGCAGGACTAAAACCACTAGAACACCACTACATGAGAGTACACGGAAGCCTAACAAGAATAATAATACTTGCAAGAAAGGAACATTGA
- a CDS encoding thiamine ABC transporter substrate-binding protein — MTGRAVYFLAGVLAILLVAALAVYVSYQRSGVGEGTSNSKTNLTSTNNSYPNTLEEPSPGTTVNSRPIRQAITPKPVKLVVYTYDDFMAWGEDEELFDKLVQRFENETGIDVVIYRFDGARQMVTQVLNELDQGVETADVVIGIDPILLQELKKHNAVVCYLSPSAPLEVANALDPDHCATPIDYGLIALVYDPSRLTEEELAMLRDGVTLDELVKLAPRIVGEDPTKSSTGLNFLLYTMALSRLEGRDWKELWRQLVGNGMMIAPSWGSAYDEFLREGSPRAIVVSYGTDPAYSAWYSAKEGGAEEPSVNATVLAAGGKRLGWMQVEGVAIIRGAELDAAKKFVDWLLSEEVQREIPASQWMFPAVDVSLPSFYKYALTAKDVDGMANSVLPPDEIYESLEVWLKDWLSIAGG; from the coding sequence GTGACGGGTAGGGCGGTCTACTTCCTAGCGGGGGTTCTGGCAATTCTCCTTGTGGCTGCGCTCGCGGTCTACGTGTCCTATCAGCGTAGTGGCGTTGGCGAGGGAACGAGCAATAGCAAAACCAACCTTACCAGCACCAATAACAGCTACCCTAACACCCTGGAAGAGCCATCCCCGGGCACCACTGTAAACTCACGCCCGATACGACAAGCTATAACCCCTAAGCCGGTTAAGCTTGTTGTCTACACTTATGATGATTTTATGGCGTGGGGTGAGGATGAGGAGCTTTTCGACAAGCTTGTCCAGCGCTTCGAGAACGAGACTGGGATAGACGTGGTGATATACCGGTTTGACGGTGCTAGGCAGATGGTTACCCAGGTGCTGAACGAGCTGGACCAGGGAGTGGAGACGGCAGACGTTGTGATAGGTATTGATCCCATCTTGCTGCAGGAGCTGAAGAAGCATAACGCGGTTGTGTGCTATCTGTCGCCCAGTGCTCCCCTGGAGGTTGCCAATGCGCTTGACCCGGATCATTGTGCGACGCCGATAGACTATGGATTGATAGCACTGGTCTATGACCCATCCCGGCTGACCGAGGAGGAGCTAGCTATGCTCCGCGACGGTGTAACCCTCGACGAGCTAGTGAAGCTTGCACCGCGTATTGTGGGCGAGGACCCGACCAAGAGTAGTACGGGGCTTAACTTCCTCCTCTACACTATGGCCCTATCGAGGCTTGAGGGGAGGGACTGGAAGGAGCTATGGCGCCAGCTCGTAGGGAATGGCATGATGATCGCGCCTAGCTGGGGTAGTGCGTACGACGAGTTCTTGAGGGAGGGCAGTCCCAGAGCCATAGTTGTAAGCTATGGCACCGACCCTGCATACAGCGCCTGGTACAGCGCCAAGGAGGGTGGCGCTGAGGAGCCCTCGGTTAACGCCACGGTGCTAGCAGCGGGTGGGAAGAGGCTCGGCTGGATGCAGGTCGAGGGCGTCGCGATTATACGTGGTGCAGAGCTTGATGCTGCCAAGAAGTTTGTGGACTGGCTGCTCAGCGAGGAGGTGCAGCGCGAGATACCGGCAAGCCAGTGGATGTTCCCAGCGGTGGATGTTAGCCTGCCGAGCTTCTACAAGTACGCGCTTACGGCCAAAGACGTGGACGGCATGGCTAACAGTGTTCTACCGCCAGACGAGATATACGAGTCCCTCGAGGTGTGGCTGAAGGATTGGCTCAGCATAGCTGGGGGCTAG
- a CDS encoding archaellin/type IV pilin N-terminal domain-containing protein, with the protein MKIRAISPVIATVIILAVTVAIAIAVIGWITGLFGATTSGTEQLIIYPDSKLYCYTSSATAILHIMNKGTADSVIDKIEIAGLGTTDSFTVNGQTVDEYTLTRGSDATIEATISSTCTAGASYQVIVYTKSGYMVSTVIVAETGSQPSSQGTSTQV; encoded by the coding sequence ATGAAAATACGCGCAATTAGCCCCGTAATAGCCACCGTAATCATCCTAGCAGTAACAGTAGCAATAGCAATAGCAGTCATCGGCTGGATTACCGGACTATTCGGCGCAACAACAAGCGGCACAGAGCAACTGATAATTTATCCGGATTCCAAGCTATATTGCTATACATCTAGTGCAACAGCTATTCTACATATAATGAACAAGGGTACAGCAGATTCAGTAATCGATAAGATTGAGATTGCAGGCCTTGGAACAACAGATAGCTTCACTGTGAATGGACAAACTGTGGACGAGTACACGCTAACACGCGGTTCAGATGCGACAATAGAAGCTACCATAAGTAGCACTTGTACTGCTGGAGCATCCTACCAAGTAATCGTCTATACGAAAAGCGGGTATATGGTAAGTACTGTGATAGTTGCAGAAACGGGTTCACAACCAAGTTCACAAGGTACATCAACGCAAGTATGA
- a CDS encoding glycerophosphodiester phosphodiesterase, translated as MPLLLGHRANTPRWIRSYLRCADGVEIDVTLHNGRLVASHILPDTRPRLLRERLARLLETIHLSGPYGLEDLVSLVPPESAILFDLKTARAAHQLAGFLEGLSRSSLVMVATRWHSLVGLLKTDGVRVLLSLDSRPARPVELVEAAGADGVSVRAEYIDEEFVEELHSHGYLVTAWTVNMSGEAARLQAYGVDVIVTEYPCELRALAGRCRKRMDWPSRWGARVLVQRPAMAEAVMPASHPLGPTYGARQAARGGA; from the coding sequence ATGCCCCTACTGCTCGGGCATCGCGCCAATACACCGCGCTGGATCCGGTCATATCTTCGCTGCGCGGATGGCGTAGAGATTGATGTTACGCTCCACAATGGAAGACTCGTAGCTAGCCACATACTACCAGATACTAGGCCCCGCCTTCTAAGGGAGAGGCTTGCAAGGCTCCTGGAAACAATCCATTTGAGCGGCCCCTATGGGCTAGAGGATCTCGTTTCTCTCGTGCCCCCTGAGTCGGCGATACTCTTCGACCTAAAGACAGCTAGGGCTGCACACCAGCTTGCAGGCTTCCTAGAAGGCCTTAGCCGTTCCAGCCTGGTCATGGTGGCCACGAGATGGCATAGTCTTGTTGGCTTATTGAAAACTGATGGGGTACGTGTGCTGCTAAGCCTCGATAGCAGGCCTGCTAGGCCTGTAGAACTCGTAGAAGCAGCTGGTGCTGACGGGGTTTCCGTGAGGGCGGAGTACATTGATGAGGAGTTTGTGGAGGAGCTACACTCGCACGGCTACCTAGTCACGGCCTGGACTGTAAACATGTCAGGGGAAGCTGCGAGGCTCCAAGCCTACGGGGTAGACGTGATTGTCACGGAGTACCCCTGCGAGCTACGAGCCCTTGCGGGAAGATGCAGGAAGAGAATGGACTGGCCGTCCCGATGGGGTGCCAGAGTTCTCGTTCAGAGGCCAGCGATGGCTGAAGCGGTAATGCCTGCTAGTCACCCACTTGGCCCCACCTATGGAGCACGTCAGGCAGCCCGAGGCGGTGCCTAA
- a CDS encoding radical SAM protein: MGRCLLCGREGLVASSIGVCAECLRQHPGEALELVWSRRARWRRELGLPPEPPRDPSGVPCRLCVNECRIPPGGRGYCGIWANRGGRLEPITGRGRLAVYTYLDPHPTNCVAEPVCPASTSRGYPRYTFTRGVEKGYYNLAVFMAGCPLDCIFCQNWEHKTMIAHGRIAARYVMSVEKLVEEALNPRVTCVCYFGGDPTPYMPMLIEASRRILEEARKKGQWPKRICWETDGLANPAVLRQAARLSLESGGIVKIDWKAWTPSIYEALTGVDGAKAVERLKENTRMLAEMAAERPEPPLLVVSILLVPGYVDAREVRGIAGYVAGLMEEYGVNIPVVLLAFHPDYLARDLPPTSRRHAAEARKAVLEAGVKEVYIGNIWLLGDYY, translated from the coding sequence TTGGGGCGCTGTCTGCTCTGCGGGCGCGAGGGGCTTGTAGCCTCCTCTATCGGCGTCTGCGCCGAGTGTCTGCGCCAGCATCCTGGGGAGGCCCTGGAGCTTGTTTGGAGCCGGAGGGCCCGGTGGAGGAGAGAGCTTGGGTTACCGCCCGAACCACCCAGGGACCCTAGTGGTGTTCCGTGCAGGCTATGCGTTAACGAGTGCAGGATACCACCTGGTGGCCGTGGCTACTGCGGCATCTGGGCCAACCGCGGCGGAAGGCTCGAGCCGATAACCGGCCGTGGCAGGTTGGCTGTCTACACTTACCTCGACCCCCACCCAACAAACTGTGTCGCTGAACCCGTCTGCCCAGCCAGCACGTCGAGGGGCTATCCACGGTACACGTTTACCCGGGGCGTTGAGAAGGGCTACTATAACCTAGCCGTGTTTATGGCTGGGTGCCCGCTCGACTGCATTTTCTGCCAGAACTGGGAGCACAAAACGATGATAGCCCACGGCAGGATAGCAGCTAGGTACGTGATGAGTGTGGAGAAGCTTGTAGAGGAGGCTCTCAACCCGAGGGTGACATGTGTCTGCTACTTCGGAGGGGACCCAACACCATACATGCCCATGCTGATAGAAGCCTCAAGGAGGATCCTTGAAGAGGCCAGAAAGAAGGGTCAATGGCCTAAAAGGATTTGCTGGGAGACCGACGGCCTGGCAAACCCCGCTGTCCTTCGGCAAGCCGCGAGGCTGAGCCTGGAGAGTGGCGGCATAGTGAAGATTGACTGGAAGGCCTGGACACCAAGCATATACGAGGCGCTAACCGGCGTGGACGGCGCCAAGGCTGTTGAGAGGTTGAAGGAGAATACTAGGATGCTAGCCGAGATGGCTGCTGAGAGGCCGGAACCACCGCTCCTCGTGGTCAGCATACTACTCGTACCGGGCTACGTTGATGCTAGGGAGGTCCGGGGTATAGCGGGCTACGTGGCAGGCCTCATGGAGGAGTATGGCGTGAACATACCCGTTGTCCTGCTAGCATTCCACCCCGACTACCTTGCCAGGGACCTGCCGCCAACCAGCCGCAGACACGCCGCCGAGGCGAGAAAAGCCGTGCTCGAGGCAGGCGTGAAAGAGGTCTACATCGGGAACATCTGGCTGCTGGGAGACTACTATTAG